A stretch of DNA from Microlunatus sp. Gsoil 973:
TCAAGGACTCCCAGCTCCGCGGCCGCGGTGGTGCAGGCTTCCCGACCGGCAACAAGTGGGGCTTCCTGCCCGACAACGGCGCGCCGCGTTACCTGGTGGTCAACGCCGACGAGTCCGAGCCGGGCGCCTGCAAGGACATGCCGCTGATGATGGCCAGTCCGCACACCCTGGTCGAGGGCGTGGCCATCTCCTCCTTTGCGTTCAACGCCCACTACGCCTTCATCTACGTGCGCGGCGAGGTGTTGCACGTCATCCGGCGGCTGCAGCAGGCCGTCCGTGAGGCGTACTCGGCCGGTTACCTCGGCCGGAACATGCTCGGCATGGGTTATGACCTCGAGGTCATCGTGCACGCCGGCGCGGGCGCCTACATCTGTGGCGAGGAGACCGCACTGCTGGACTCGCTCGAGGGTCGCCGCGGCCAGCCCCGGCTCAAGCCGCCCTTCCCTGCGGTGGCCGGCCTCTACGGTGCCCCGACGGTGATCAACAACGTCGAGTCGATCTCGACGATCCCGTCGGTCATCGCCAACGGGTCGGACTGGTTCACCTCGATGGGTGTCGACAACGGTCGCGGGATGGGCATCTTCTCGCTGTCCGGCCACGTCAAGAACCCCGGCCAGATCGAGGTGCCGCTGGGTACCACGTTGCGTCAACTGCTTGACATCACAGGCGGCATCCGGGAGGGCCACCGACTGAAGTTCTGGACGCCGGGCGGTTCGTCCTCACCGATCTTCACCGACGAGCACCTGGACATCCCGCTGGACTACGACTCGGTGATGAAGGCCGGATCGATGCTCGGCACCCGGTCGCTGCAGATCTTCGATGAGACCACCTCGGTGGTGCGCGCGGTCACCCGCTGGGTCGACTTCTACAAGCACGAGTCCTGCGGCAAGTGCACGCCGTGCCGGGAGGGCACCTGGTGGCTGGTGCAGATCCTGCAGCGGATCGAGGCCGGTCAGGGTCAGGAAGGTGACATCGAGAAGCTGCTCGACCTGTGCGACAACATCGGCGGCAAGGCGTTCTGCGCGCTCGGTGACGCCGCGGTGACCCCGGTCAACTCCGCGATCAAGTACTTCCGGGACGAGTTCGAGGCCGGCTACCACACGCCGGCCTGGGAGTTGTTCCCCTACGAGCGGAACGCCATCTACGTCCAGCCTGCAGGAGTGGCCAAGTGACTGTCACCCAGAACCAAGGCGGAAGCCAGGGTCAGGCCGTCGAGAAGAAGGAGGATCTCGTCACGATCACCATCGACGGCATCGAGGTCAGCGTGCCCAAGGGCACCCTGGTCATCCGGGCCGCTGAGCTGATCGGGGTCGACATCCCGCGCTTCTGCGACCACCCACTGCTCGACCCGGTCGGCGCCTGCCGGCAGTGCATGGTGGAGATCCCCGACATGGGCAACGGTCGCGGTATGCCCAAGCCGCAGGCCTCCTGCACGATCACCGTGATGCCGGGCATGAAGGTCGAGACCCAGCGCACCAACGCCCGCGCCGAGAAGGCGCAGAAGGGCATGTTGGAGTTCTTGCTGATCAACCACCCGCTGGATTGCCCGATCTGCGACAAGGGCGGTGAGTGCCCGCTGCAGAACCAGGCCCTCAGCCACGGCTACGGCGAGTCCCGCTACGACGGGGTGAAGCGGATCTACCCCAAGCCGATCAACCTCTCGGCACAGGTGTTGCTCGACCGTGAGCGGTGCGTGTTGTGCGCCCGGTGCACCCGGTTCAGCGAGCAGATCGCCGGTGATCCGTTCATCAAGATGCTCGAACGCGGTGCGCTGCAGCAGGTCGGCATCTATGAGAAGGAACCCTTCGAGAGCTACTGGTCGGGCAACACCATCCAGATCTGCCCGGTCGGCGCCCTGACCAGCGCCGACTATCGGTTCCGCGCCCGTCCGTTCGACCTGGTCAGCGTCCCGTCGGTCGCCGAGCACGACTCCTCGGGTTCGGCCATCCGGGTCGACTACCGGCGAGGCACGGTGATGCGCCGGCTGGCCGGTGACGATCCCGAGGTCAACGAGGAGTGGATCAGCGACAAGGACCGGTTCGCGTTCCGGTACGGCCGGGGCGAGGACCGGCTGACCACCCCGCTGGTCCGCGATGGTGACGAACTGCGCGCCGCGTCCTGGCCGGAGGCGATCGACGCCGCCGTCCGGGGTCTGAAGAAGGCCGGCAGCTCCGTCGGCGTGCTGACCGGCGGCCGGCTACCGGTCGAGGACGCGTACGGCTACAGCAAGTTCGCCCGCGCGGTTCTCGGCACCAACAACATCGACTTCCGCGCCCGGCCCTACTCGCAGGAGGAGGCCGACTTCCTGGCGGCCGCCGTGGCCGGCACGGGACTGGTCAACGGGCAGGCAGCAGTCACCTTCGCCGACCTGGAGAAGGCCTCGACGGTGCTGATGGCCGGATTCGAGCCCGAGGACGAGGGCGGTGTGGTCTTCCTTCGGCTGCGCAAGGCCTATCGCAAGACCGGGCTGAAGTCTTTCCAGCTGGCTCCCTATCTCTCCAACGGCTGCGTCAAGATGGGCGCCGCCCTGATTCCGACGGTTCCCGGCGAGGAGGCCGCCACCCTGGCGAACCTGCCGGCGGAGGTGGCACTGGACGAGACGTCGGTGATCATCGTCGGGGAGCGGCTCGCGCTGGCGCCGGGCGCGTTGACCGCAGCCCTCGAACTGTCCGGACGCACCGGCGCCCGGCTGGCCTGGATCCCGCGCCGGGCCGGTGAGCGGGGAGCGGTGGAGGCCGGTTGCCTGCCCAACCTGCTGCCGTTCGGCCGTCCGGTGGCCGACCCGTCGGCCCGGGTCGACGTGTCGACGCTGTGGGGGTCGGCGTCCCTGCCATCGACCCCCGGCCGGACCGCCGAGGAGATGCTGGTCGCCGCGTCGAACGGCCTGCTGGAGGCGCTGGTGGTCGGCGGCATCCAACCCTCGGACTTCCGCGATCCGAGCATCGTCCGGGTCGGCTGTGAGAACGCCGGCTTCCTGATCAGCCTCGAGGCTCGTGCGTCGGAGGTCACCGAGCGTGCCGACGTCGTGCTGCCGGTGGCACTGCTCGAGGAGCGCTCGGGCAGCTTCGTCAACTGGGAGGGCCGCGAGCGGCCGTTCCCGGTGGTGATCAAGAAGCCGAACGTGATGAGCGACCTGCGGGTGCTGGCGGCGCTGGCCGACGGACTCGGCACCGATCTGGGTGTGCGGACCGCCGAGCAGGCTCGCGCCGAACTCAGCGAGTTCGGCCCCTGGGAAGGGGAGCGTGCTGCGGCGCCGCAGGTTGCCGTCGGCGGCCGCGTCCAGACCCAGGTCGGGACTGCTGTGCTGTCCACCTGGCGGCTGCACCTGGACGACTCGCGGGTGCTTGAGGGGGAGACCGAAGTCCTGGCGACGGCCCGCAAGCCGGTGGCCCGGTTGAACCCGCGCACAGCGACGGCCGCAGGGGTCACCGAGCAGGTCAGGGTCAGCACCGACCGTGGAGCGGTGACGTTCGATGTCGAGATCGTTCCGGGACTGGTCGACGGGGTGATCTGGCTGCCGACCCGTGCGCCCGGGTTGGCCCTCAGTGAGCACTTGGCGGTAAGTTCCGGCGAGGTCGTACGGATCGAAGGAGCGCACTCATGAGCCCCCTGCAAGGGAACCCCGTGGCCATGAACCTCGTGCCGATGGATCTGACCATCTTCATGCACGACCCGCTGTGGGTGGTGATCCTCAAGGCACTGTTCGGCTTCATCCTGCTGATCCTGTTCGTGCTGTTCGCGATCGTCTTCGAACGCAAGGTGCTCGGCCGGATGCAGAACCGGCCGGGCCCGACGATGAACGGCCCGTTCGGATCCCTGCAGTCGCTGGCCGACGGCATCAAGTCGATGCTCAAGGAGGACGTCACCCCGAGCGGCGTCGACAAGATCGTCTTCATGCTGGCGCCGGCGATCAACGTGATCCCCGCGGTGATGATCTTCGCGCTGATCCCGTTCGCCGGTGAGGTGCCGATCCCCGGCGGGACCACTAGGCTGCAGGTCGCCGACATGCCGATCTCGGTGCTGCTGGTGCTGGGAGTCACCTCGGTCGGCATCTACGGCGTCGTGCTCGCCGGTTGGGCGTCCAACTCGACCTTCCCGCTGCTCGGTGGCATCCGCGCCTCGGCTCAGATGATCAGTTACGAGGTCGCCATGGGCCTCAGCCTGGTCGCGGTGTTCCTCTACGCGGGATCGCTGTCCACCTCCGAGATCGTCGATGCGCAACAGAAACTCTGGTACTGCCTGGCGCTGATCCCGTCCTTCGTGATCTTCGTGATCGCAATCTTCGGTGAATCCAACCGGACGCCGTTCGACCTGCCCGAGGGCGAGTCGGAGATCGTCGGCGGCTACCTCACCGAGTACTCCTCGATGCGGTTCGCGATGTTCTACATGGCCGAGTACATGGCCCTGACCAACGTCTCCGCGGTTGCTGTGACGATCTTCCTCGGCGGCTATCACGCGCCGATCCCGTTCAACTGGCTCGGCATGGATCACGGCTACTGGGGACTGCTCTGGTTCGTGGTCAAGACGGTGCTGTTCATGTTCTTCATGGTCTGGGTCCGGGCGGCCGTCCCGCGGTTCCGCTACGACCAGTTCATGAATCTCGGTTGGAAGTGGCTGATCCCGATCTCGCTGGTCTGGGTGCTGGTGGTCGCCACCATGCAGACGCTGCTGCAGGGCGGCAACAACCTGCGCAGCAGCCCGGTCTTCTGGGTGATCGTCGCGATCATCGTCCTCGGCATCCTGGCCGCGGTGCTGTTCGGCGGCGGTTCGGAGGAGAAAGCCGAGCCGGAACCCGAGGGTGCACCGTTCGACGCTTTCGCCGGCGGCTTCCCGGTGCCGCCCAAGCCCGGCCAGGTGCTGCCCGAACTGGCCGAGGTGGTCGCCTCCCAGCCGGCGTCCGAGGCCGCGACATCCGCTGCGGCTGAACCGCACGATCAACAGCCTGCGAATGGAGCCAGCTGATGGGATTGCTCGATCCGATCGCCGGATTCGGTGTCACCTTCAAGACGTTCTTCCAGAAGACCTTCACCGAGGCGTACCCGACGGGTCCCAAGGTCACTGCACCGCGCTATCACGGACGGCACCAGCTGAACCGCTGGCCGGACGGCCTGGAGAAGTGCGTCGGGTGTGAGCTCTGCGCCTGGGCGTGCCCCGCGGACGCGATCTACGTCGAAGGTGCGGAGAACACCGAGGAGGAGCGGTACAGCCCGGGCGAACGGTACGGCCGGGTGTACCAGATCAACTACCTGCGGTGCATCCTCTGCGGCCTGTGCATCGAGGCCTGCCCGACCCGTGCGCTGACCATGACCAATCACTTCGAGCTGAGCGACTTCACCCGCGAGGACATGATCTACGAGAAGCACCAGCTGCTCGCGCCGCTGCTGCCGGGGATGGAGGCGCCACCGCATCCGCGCCGGCTCGGTGACAGCGAGAAGGAGTACTTCCTCGGGCTGCCGGAGACCAAGCCGATGCCCGCCGACTTCAATTCCGGCCTGCCCAATCCGGGTTGGCGGAAGAAGGACCAGGCGAAGGCCCGCGCTCAGGTCGCCGAGACCTACGGCAACACGCCGCAGTCGGCGATCGCCCTGGCGGAGATGGGCAAGGCGTTGCCGCCCGCCCGGCGGGTCGAAGACCGGGCCGACGACCAGGCCGACGACCGGGCCGAAGGGTCACGGTCCGAGACAACAGGTGAAACGGGTGAGGGACAGTGATGGTTCCGCTGGTTTCCGGAGCCTCGTTCGCGTTCTGGATGCTGATGCCGGTGATGATCCTCGGCGCGCTGGGCACTGTGCTGGCGCGGAAGCCGGTGCACTCGGCGCTCAGCCTGGCCGCGGTGATGTTGTCCCTGGCGGTGCAGTACGCGGCCCAGCAGGCGCCCTTCCTGTTCGCTGTGCAGATCATCGTCTACACCGGCGCCATCCTGATGCTCTTCCTCTTCGTGATGATGATCGTCGGTGTCGACACCTCGGAGTCGCTGGTCGAAACGATCAAGGGCCAGCGGGCGCTGGCCGGCCTTGCCGCGCTCGGCTTCTTCGTGTTGCTGATCTTCGCGGTCGGAAATGCGCTGGTCGGACAGCCGACCGGGCTCGACCAGGCCAACAGCGCCTACGGCGGCAACGTCCAGGGCCTGGCAGCGTTGGTCTTCGGCCGTTACGTCCTCGCGTTCGAGGGGACCTCGGCGTTGCTGATCACGGCTGCACTCGGTGCGATGGTGTTGGCCCATCGGGAACGTACCCGGGCCAAGAAGACCCAGGCCGAGATGCTCGGCGATCGGCTGCGGAAGTACGCCGAGACGGGTGCCCACCCCGGCGCGCTGCCGCCACCCGGTGTCTACGCCCGGCACAACGCCGTCGACACCCCTGCACTGCTGGCCAACGGTGAGATCGCCGAGACCTCGGTGTCCAGCACGCTCAAACAGCGTGGCGTGGTGCAGGACCCGAGCGACCTGATCGCACCGACCCAGGCCACCGTCCGGGCCATCGCGCCGGAGCGGGCCGACAATCCCGCGACCGCGGTCGCGCCCTACATGCCACATCGGGCCGCCCCGGCCCGTGGTGTGCGGCCCGAACTCGGCCGGGACGCGGAGCCGAACGAGACGAACGGCGTCCCGGATGGCCCGAACCCGGAGAGCACAGGAACGGAAGGGGATCAGTGATGGACCCACAGGCCTACATCGTGATGTCGGCGATCCTCTTCTCGATCGCTCTGCTCGGGGTGATGATCCGCCGGAACGTGCTGATCGTGTTCATGTGCATCGAGCTGATGTTGAACGCCGCGAACCTGGCGCTGGTCACGTTCTCCCGGATGCACGGCTCGCTCGACGGGCAGATCGCCGCCTTCTTCGTGATGGTCGTCGCCGCTGCCGAGGTCGTCGTCGGCCTGGCGATCATCGTCGCGATCTACCGCACCCGCCGGTCGGCCTCGGTC
This window harbors:
- the nuoF gene encoding NADH-quinone oxidoreductase subunit NuoF, with amino-acid sequence MTDPITPVLTANWADERAWKITNYERRGGYQALRSALTRPQADLVQLVKDSQLRGRGGAGFPTGNKWGFLPDNGAPRYLVVNADESEPGACKDMPLMMASPHTLVEGVAISSFAFNAHYAFIYVRGEVLHVIRRLQQAVREAYSAGYLGRNMLGMGYDLEVIVHAGAGAYICGEETALLDSLEGRRGQPRLKPPFPAVAGLYGAPTVINNVESISTIPSVIANGSDWFTSMGVDNGRGMGIFSLSGHVKNPGQIEVPLGTTLRQLLDITGGIREGHRLKFWTPGGSSSPIFTDEHLDIPLDYDSVMKAGSMLGTRSLQIFDETTSVVRAVTRWVDFYKHESCGKCTPCREGTWWLVQILQRIEAGQGQEGDIEKLLDLCDNIGGKAFCALGDAAVTPVNSAIKYFRDEFEAGYHTPAWELFPYERNAIYVQPAGVAK
- a CDS encoding NADH-quinone oxidoreductase subunit G, producing MTVTQNQGGSQGQAVEKKEDLVTITIDGIEVSVPKGTLVIRAAELIGVDIPRFCDHPLLDPVGACRQCMVEIPDMGNGRGMPKPQASCTITVMPGMKVETQRTNARAEKAQKGMLEFLLINHPLDCPICDKGGECPLQNQALSHGYGESRYDGVKRIYPKPINLSAQVLLDRERCVLCARCTRFSEQIAGDPFIKMLERGALQQVGIYEKEPFESYWSGNTIQICPVGALTSADYRFRARPFDLVSVPSVAEHDSSGSAIRVDYRRGTVMRRLAGDDPEVNEEWISDKDRFAFRYGRGEDRLTTPLVRDGDELRAASWPEAIDAAVRGLKKAGSSVGVLTGGRLPVEDAYGYSKFARAVLGTNNIDFRARPYSQEEADFLAAAVAGTGLVNGQAAVTFADLEKASTVLMAGFEPEDEGGVVFLRLRKAYRKTGLKSFQLAPYLSNGCVKMGAALIPTVPGEEAATLANLPAEVALDETSVIIVGERLALAPGALTAALELSGRTGARLAWIPRRAGERGAVEAGCLPNLLPFGRPVADPSARVDVSTLWGSASLPSTPGRTAEEMLVAASNGLLEALVVGGIQPSDFRDPSIVRVGCENAGFLISLEARASEVTERADVVLPVALLEERSGSFVNWEGRERPFPVVIKKPNVMSDLRVLAALADGLGTDLGVRTAEQARAELSEFGPWEGERAAAPQVAVGGRVQTQVGTAVLSTWRLHLDDSRVLEGETEVLATARKPVARLNPRTATAAGVTEQVRVSTDRGAVTFDVEIVPGLVDGVIWLPTRAPGLALSEHLAVSSGEVVRIEGAHS
- the nuoH gene encoding NADH-quinone oxidoreductase subunit NuoH — encoded protein: MSPLQGNPVAMNLVPMDLTIFMHDPLWVVILKALFGFILLILFVLFAIVFERKVLGRMQNRPGPTMNGPFGSLQSLADGIKSMLKEDVTPSGVDKIVFMLAPAINVIPAVMIFALIPFAGEVPIPGGTTRLQVADMPISVLLVLGVTSVGIYGVVLAGWASNSTFPLLGGIRASAQMISYEVAMGLSLVAVFLYAGSLSTSEIVDAQQKLWYCLALIPSFVIFVIAIFGESNRTPFDLPEGESEIVGGYLTEYSSMRFAMFYMAEYMALTNVSAVAVTIFLGGYHAPIPFNWLGMDHGYWGLLWFVVKTVLFMFFMVWVRAAVPRFRYDQFMNLGWKWLIPISLVWVLVVATMQTLLQGGNNLRSSPVFWVIVAIIVLGILAAVLFGGGSEEKAEPEPEGAPFDAFAGGFPVPPKPGQVLPELAEVVASQPASEAATSAAAEPHDQQPANGAS
- a CDS encoding NADH-quinone oxidoreductase subunit J; this encodes MVPLVSGASFAFWMLMPVMILGALGTVLARKPVHSALSLAAVMLSLAVQYAAQQAPFLFAVQIIVYTGAILMLFLFVMMIVGVDTSESLVETIKGQRALAGLAALGFFVLLIFAVGNALVGQPTGLDQANSAYGGNVQGLAALVFGRYVLAFEGTSALLITAALGAMVLAHRERTRAKKTQAEMLGDRLRKYAETGAHPGALPPPGVYARHNAVDTPALLANGEIAETSVSSTLKQRGVVQDPSDLIAPTQATVRAIAPERADNPATAVAPYMPHRAAPARGVRPELGRDAEPNETNGVPDGPNPESTGTEGDQ
- the nuoK gene encoding NADH-quinone oxidoreductase subunit NuoK, encoding MDPQAYIVMSAILFSIALLGVMIRRNVLIVFMCIELMLNAANLALVTFSRMHGSLDGQIAAFFVMVVAAAEVVVGLAIIVAIYRTRRSASVDDANLLKF